The genomic region CGGCGAACTCGAAGCCACCCTCGGTCTTGGTCCACGCCCCGCCACCACCGGGCGGGTCGCCGCGCAGGGCCAGGACGTTGGGCACGTCGCTGTTCCAGAGCTGGTCGAGGATCTCGCCGATCTCGTCGGCCGTGTGTCCGACGCACGTCAGGTGGGCCATGACGTCGAGCCCGGTCTCTCGGCGAATGCGGGCGGCGAGGTCGAGGGTCTTCTCGCGCGTCGATCCGCCGGCGCCGTAGGTGACGTCGACGAAGGACGGATTCAACGGCTTAAGGGCCGCGATGGTCTCGAAGAGCTTGTCGAAGCCCGCGTCGGTCTTGGGCGGGAAGAACTCAAAACTCACCGCCGGCCTGCCGGTGTTGAAGTGCCGCTGAATGCTCACGAGCAAACTCTACCACAATCACTCCATCCGTCCAGCCGGATGAACGGCTGATTTGATCGCACGAATCGGGCGTTGCGGGCGTACATTGGCTATGAGCCTTTCGTGGCAACAACCGCTGCCGGCGATTTATCGCGAGTTGTCCGATCCGGAGCTGCGGTTCCGCATCGAGGCGGCCAAGGAGCAGCTTGGGAGTGAGCTGGTCGTCCTGGGCCATCACTACCAGCAGGACGACGTCATCGACTTCGCCGACAAGCAAGGCGACTCGTTCGAGCTGTCTCGTTTCGCGGCCGACCTGGAGGGCGTGAAGTACGTCGTCTTCTGCGGCGTGCACTTCATGGCCGAGACGGCGGACATCCTCACGGACCCGTCGGTCCGCGTGATCCTGCCCGACCTCGGTGCCGGCTGCAGCATGGCCGACATGGCGGACCTCGATCAGACGGAAGAGGCGTGGGAGCAACTGACGGAGGTCTTCGACGGGCCGCCGCCGGTGGTGCCGGTGACGTACATGAACTCGTCGGCCGACATCAAGGCGTTCGTCGGCCGGCACGGCGGCGCGGTGTGCACGTCTTCGAACGCGAGGACCGTCCTCGACTGGGCTCTCGCTCAACGGCCGGATGCGAAGGTCTTGTTCTTCCCCGACCAACACCTCGGCCGGAACACTGCCGCGGCGATGGGCTTCGACCCGGACAGCGACATGGTCGTCTGGGACCCGCGCAAGGACCTCGGCGGTAACAGCGAAGACGACCTGAAGCGGGCGAGGTTCCTGCTGTGGAAGGGCCACTGCTCCGTTCACGCGCTGTTTCGGCCGGAGCACGTGGATCAGGCGCGGGAGAAGTTCCCGGACGTCAAGATACTTGTCCACCCCGAGTGCAAGAAGGAAGTCGTCGACAAGGCCGACATGGCCGGCAGCACGGCGTACATCGTCGAGCAGGTCCGCAACGCCGAGCCCGGCACTGTCTGGGCGATCGGCACCGAGGTCCACCTCGTCGACCGGCTTCGCCAGCAGCATCCGGAGCAGACGATCTTCGTGCTCAGCGAGTGCCAGTGCCTCTGCACGACAATGACGCGGATCGACCTGCCGCACCTTTGCTACGTGCTGGAAGAACTCGCTGCAGGCAACGTCGTCAACGAGATCACCGTCGACTCCGAGACGCGGAAGCACGCGACGGTCGCGCTCGACCGGATGCTCGCGCTCAAGGGGACAGGGAATCCGATCGGGAAGGACCAACCCGAAGCTGCGACGATCGACTGACGCTCCACGCTAAGCAAAGTGCTCTCGCAATCAGCGTCTGCGTTTTCGCGCCGGTCCACACGACCGGTCCCTCGCGACCATCACCTTGTTGCGAGGACCACCTCACGCGTTGACGACATTTCGATGAGCGCCGTAGGGTTCGGATCGTGCCGCACGCTGTATCCGATGCCGACGACCCGCGACTGTTGATCGCGATCCCGGTCCACAACGAGATCGACCACGCGACCAAGCTGCTGCCGCGGCTGGTCGACGAGGTGCCGCACGACGTGCTCTTCGTCGACGACGCCTCCACCGACGGCACGACCGAGCTCCTCGAAGCGGCTGCCGAACGGGGCGACGTGCATCACGTCCGTCACGAGGCCAATCGCGGCTATGGCGGGGCGCTCGTCACCGCGTTCGAGTGGGCTGACGCTCGCGGCTATGAGTGGGTCGTCACGATGGATTGCGACGAGCAGCACGACCCGGCCAACCTGCCGGCCTTCCTCGACGCCATCCGCGACGACGACAGCGACCTCATCAGCGGCACGCGCTACGCCCCGGAGTCGGCCGGCGGCGATCTGCCCCCGGCCGAGCGTCGGCTGGTCAACATGATCCTCACCGGCACCATCAACGACCTGTTCGGCTGGTCGCTCTCCGACACGTTCTGCGGCTTCAAGGCGCACCGCGTCGGGCCGACGATGGCGCTGGAGTTGGACGAGTTCGGCTACGCCTTCCCGATGCAGCTCTGGCCGCGTGTGTTCGATCGCGGGCTGCGGGTGCGTGAGATTCCGGTGCGTCGGATCTACAACGATCTCGACCGCTCGTTCGGGCACGACGTCCGGGCGGGCGATCTCGATGATGCGGCCGTTCGACTCGGGCACTACCTCGACGTGCTGCGTCACGAGCTGTGCAGTCTCGGCCTGCCGGAACTTCGCGACGCCCTGCCTGCCGCGGCCGACGAGGCGATCGAGCTGTTGCACAATCGGTCGACGCCGCAGCTTCGCGAGGCGCTTCGGCAGGGCATCAGCGACGCCGCCATCGTGCCCTGTCCGTGAGTCGTTTGGCCGCTGGGAGTTTTTGCTTGTCCACCGCGGCCGACGCAACTTCAACCCTCGCCGACTGGGCCGCCCCGAAGGCTGATGGCGAGGTGCTGGTCTGGCCGGATCGACAGACGCTGCCCGACGTCGCACTCGACAACAAACAACGGCTCGACGCCTCCGACGCGACATTCCTCGGTCGACCGCTCGGCGAGCACCGTCGCGACATGCGGCAGTTCCTCGGCCTGTCTGACGACGTCGGACCGGTCGTCATGACCGGCCACCAGTGCGAGCTGCTGCACCCGGGCGTCTGGGTCAAGAACGCGGTCATTCACGCCGTGGCCGAGGCGTGCGAGGGCGTTGCGTGGCACGTCGCGGTCGACACGGATGGGCCGAAGCACCTGACGCTCAAGTGGCCCGGCTACAAGCAGAAGCTTTCCGACGACCCGCGGCTGTACGGCGTCGCGTGGACCGGCCGACTCGACCCGCCGACCCCGGCCCACATCGACCAGCTCGAGGCCGACGCCGACCAAGCCCAACGCGATGGTCTGGTCTCACCGCACTTGGCGGAGTGGATTGCGGACCTGCGTCGTTACCTGATCGACCAGCGCGACTCGCCCTCGCCGTTGACCTTGCCGGGCGTGATGACGAACGCGAACCATCGGCTCGACTGGTCGCTTGGCCTGCGGTACTCGACGACGCTCGCCAGCGGCCTGTGCGAGTCGCCGACGTGGGTGGCGCTCGTGCTCCACCTTGCGACGAACGCAGCCAGCTTCGCCGACAGCTACAACGCCGCGCTCGCTGAGAACCGGAAGCTCGCGGGCATCTCCGATCCGGATCGGCCGATGCCGGACCTCGACGTCGACGGCGACGAGATCGAGCTGCCCTACTGGCTCGACGACCTGGCGACGGGCGGTCGCTCGCGGGCCCGTGTCGACGTCGGCGGCGATCGGCCGAGGCTGATCGTCGGCGACGACCGTGTCGAGCTGCCGGAGGAGCCGATGCCGATGCTCATGCTGCTTCGGCGTCTCGGTCTTCGGCTCGGGCCAAGGGCGTTGTCGCTGACGATGTTCCTGCGGCTGTTCGCCAGCGACCTATTCGTCCACGGCATCGGCGGCGGGCACTATGACCAGGTCCTCGACGCCATCCTCCGCGACCACCTCGGCTTGGAGCCGCCGACGTTTGCGGTGGCGAGTGCGACGCTCTTCCACCCCGAGGCCGGCACGCGCGAGCGCGTCTGCCTGAACTGCCTCGACCAGCGCGGCCATCGGCTGCGTCACGACGTGCTGGGCGACGAGAAGCAGACGTGGCTGGCGAAGATCGGGGCGACGCGGGACGGACTTGAGCGTCGCCGGCTATTCGATGCGATGCACGACTTGCGACATCAGCGGCTTGCGACTGACGATCGCTACGCCGCATGGCGACGCGATCGCGACGAGGCGGAAGGAAAGCAAGAGCGCGACGCGGCGTACTTCGATCGCGAGCTGTTCTACGGACTTCAGCCGACGAGTCGGCTGGCGGGGTTGTTGGAGCAGGTGCGCAGCGCTTGAAACGGTTTTGAGCGGCGGACGAAGCTGCATCTGGTGCCACTGCATCGTTGCAGTGGTCCGTCCCGACCACTGCATTGATGCTGTGGCACCGGACCAGGATCTGCCAGACACGAAATGCACCGCGATCTAGGTCGCAGCGAGGCGGACGAACTTGCGTTTGCCGGCTTGGAGGACGCCCGAG from Planctomycetota bacterium harbors:
- the nadA gene encoding quinolinate synthase NadA produces the protein MSLSWQQPLPAIYRELSDPELRFRIEAAKEQLGSELVVLGHHYQQDDVIDFADKQGDSFELSRFAADLEGVKYVVFCGVHFMAETADILTDPSVRVILPDLGAGCSMADMADLDQTEEAWEQLTEVFDGPPPVVPVTYMNSSADIKAFVGRHGGAVCTSSNARTVLDWALAQRPDAKVLFFPDQHLGRNTAAAMGFDPDSDMVVWDPRKDLGGNSEDDLKRARFLLWKGHCSVHALFRPEHVDQAREKFPDVKILVHPECKKEVVDKADMAGSTAYIVEQVRNAEPGTVWAIGTEVHLVDRLRQQHPEQTIFVLSECQCLCTTMTRIDLPHLCYVLEELAAGNVVNEITVDSETRKHATVALDRMLALKGTGNPIGKDQPEAATID
- a CDS encoding glycosyltransferase family 2 protein translates to MPHAVSDADDPRLLIAIPVHNEIDHATKLLPRLVDEVPHDVLFVDDASTDGTTELLEAAAERGDVHHVRHEANRGYGGALVTAFEWADARGYEWVVTMDCDEQHDPANLPAFLDAIRDDDSDLISGTRYAPESAGGDLPPAERRLVNMILTGTINDLFGWSLSDTFCGFKAHRVGPTMALELDEFGYAFPMQLWPRVFDRGLRVREIPVRRIYNDLDRSFGHDVRAGDLDDAAVRLGHYLDVLRHELCSLGLPELRDALPAAADEAIELLHNRSTPQLREALRQGISDAAIVPCP